A single Populus nigra chromosome 13, ddPopNigr1.1, whole genome shotgun sequence DNA region contains:
- the LOC133670715 gene encoding heavy metal-associated isoprenylated plant protein 39-like isoform X2, producing the protein MKKAVLKLELHDEKAKKKAMKTVSGLSGVDSVSIDMKDKKMTVIGGIDPVCVVAKLRKLCQTEIVTVGPAKEPEKKKDEPKKEEPKKQGDQKKKDQDQDQLEMGNHVNFVFGGHRV; encoded by the exons ATGAAG AAAGCTGTGTTGAAATTGGAGTTGCATGATGAGAAAGCCAAGAAAAAAGCCATGAAGACAGTCTCTGGTCTTTCag GGGTGGATTCAGTATCCATCGACATGAAGGACAAGAAGATGACAGTGATAGGGGGCATTGATCCAGTATGCGTAGTGGCCAAACTGAGAAAGCTGTGTCAAACAGAAATAGTCACAGTAGGACCGGCAAAAGAGcctgagaagaaaaaagatgagcCCAAGAAAGAAGAGCCGAAGAAGCAAGGAGATCAGAAGAAGAAAGATCAAGATCAAGATCAG CTGGAAATGGGAAATCATGTGAACTTTGTGTTTGGCGGACACAGGGTTTGA
- the LOC133670715 gene encoding heavy metal-associated isoprenylated plant protein 39-like isoform X1, translating into MKKAVLKLELHDEKAKKKAMKTVSGLSGVDSVSIDMKDKKMTVIGGIDPVCVVAKLRKLCQTEIVTVGPAKEPEKKKDEPKKEEPKKQGDQKKKDQDQDQVAYQAYNPHMPPYYYVRSVEDTPNACVIS; encoded by the exons ATGAAG AAAGCTGTGTTGAAATTGGAGTTGCATGATGAGAAAGCCAAGAAAAAAGCCATGAAGACAGTCTCTGGTCTTTCag GGGTGGATTCAGTATCCATCGACATGAAGGACAAGAAGATGACAGTGATAGGGGGCATTGATCCAGTATGCGTAGTGGCCAAACTGAGAAAGCTGTGTCAAACAGAAATAGTCACAGTAGGACCGGCAAAAGAGcctgagaagaaaaaagatgagcCCAAGAAAGAAGAGCCGAAGAAGCAAGGAGATCAGAAGAAGAAAGATCAAGATCAAGATCAGGTGGCTTACCAGGCCTATAATCCTCATATGCCCCCATATTATTATGTTAGAAGTGTAGAGGATACTCCAAATGCTTGTGTCATTTCTTAA